The Streptomyces achromogenes genome window below encodes:
- a CDS encoding adenylate kinase, which translates to MRIVLVGPPGAGKGTQAAFLARNLSIPHISTGDLFRANISQQTELGKLAKSYMDAGNLVPDEVTIAMAKDRMEQPDAEGGFLLDGFPRNVSQAEALDEVLQTESMKLDAVLDLEVPEEEVVKRIAGRRICRKDSSHVFHATYSPPKAEGVCDVCGGGLYQRDDDTEETVRTRLEVYHTQTEPIIDYYKAQGLVVTISALGKVDEVTARAMDALRRDEDGE; encoded by the coding sequence ATGCGAATCGTGCTCGTCGGGCCGCCGGGTGCCGGTAAGGGAACGCAGGCCGCGTTCCTGGCCAGGAACCTGTCGATCCCGCACATCTCCACGGGCGACCTGTTCCGGGCCAACATCAGCCAGCAGACGGAGCTCGGCAAGCTCGCGAAGTCCTACATGGACGCGGGCAACCTGGTGCCGGACGAGGTCACCATCGCGATGGCCAAGGACCGCATGGAGCAGCCGGACGCCGAGGGCGGCTTCCTGCTGGACGGCTTCCCGCGCAACGTGTCCCAGGCCGAGGCGCTCGACGAGGTGCTGCAGACCGAGAGCATGAAGCTGGACGCGGTGCTGGACCTCGAGGTCCCCGAGGAAGAGGTCGTCAAGCGGATCGCCGGCCGGCGGATCTGCCGCAAGGACTCCAGCCACGTCTTCCACGCCACCTACAGCCCGCCGAAGGCGGAGGGCGTCTGCGACGTCTGCGGCGGCGGGCTGTACCAGCGGGACGACGACACCGAGGAGACCGTCCGGACCCGGCTGGAGGTCTACCACACGCAGACCGAGCCGATCATCGACTACTACAAGGCGCAGGGGCTGGTCGTCACCATCTCCGCGCTCGGCAAGGTCGACGAGGTCACGGCGCGTGCCATGGACGCACTCCGGCGCGACGAGGACGGCGAGTAG